The following are encoded in a window of Bdellovibrio svalbardensis genomic DNA:
- a CDS encoding RecQ family ATP-dependent DNA helicase produces MKTPPLPLEKTLHDSFKLDAFRIGQKEIISDTLSGKDVLAVLPTGGGKSLCFQLPAVAEGKLVIVISPLIALMKDQVASLQKKGIPAGALYSGQSDFEKREVFVDIDKGGAYILYLSPERAQKEGFQRWILKRPIALFAIDEAHCVSQWGHDFREEYAQLNILKSIRPDVPILALTASATPTVLADIAKHLQLKTPERHVHGFYRPNLYYQVEFCADDEAKSLMLLEAIKRTPQGRIIVYCGTRKVTESLAGFLQKRFSNVGYYHAGMSNEERTSTQESYARGDLRILVATNAFGMGIDQPNVRLVVHYQMPANIDALYQEMGRAGRDGADSTCLMLYSRKDKGLQGYFISSSEAPQEIKNARWRNLEALVNYSEGGECRHAEILTYYKDAQRIERCGHCDTCIPNSNRRVPVPEIPKSPVSAEMKTTKTRKSSKSKNDVGTLVLDQMQEQRFQLLKAWRKEKAKEIDAPAFVVFSDQTLRHLAVHNPSSLDALKNIHGIGESKLEKYGWDLLAELGHRH; encoded by the coding sequence ATGAAAACTCCGCCTCTTCCTCTGGAAAAAACCCTCCACGATTCTTTTAAGCTTGATGCATTTCGTATCGGTCAAAAGGAAATTATCTCTGACACTTTGTCAGGGAAGGACGTGCTGGCGGTTCTGCCGACGGGTGGTGGTAAGTCCTTGTGCTTTCAACTTCCTGCGGTGGCGGAAGGTAAGCTTGTCATCGTGATTTCACCGTTGATCGCTTTGATGAAAGATCAGGTCGCGTCACTGCAAAAAAAGGGAATCCCTGCAGGTGCACTTTATTCCGGACAATCTGACTTTGAAAAGCGTGAAGTTTTTGTCGATATCGATAAAGGTGGAGCTTACATCCTGTATCTTTCCCCGGAAAGAGCGCAAAAAGAGGGGTTTCAACGCTGGATTCTGAAAAGACCTATCGCACTTTTTGCGATCGATGAAGCTCACTGCGTATCGCAATGGGGGCATGACTTCCGCGAAGAGTACGCCCAACTCAATATTCTAAAATCAATAAGACCGGATGTTCCGATCCTGGCGCTCACCGCTTCCGCCACACCGACGGTGTTGGCAGATATTGCAAAACATCTGCAGCTTAAGACTCCTGAACGTCATGTGCATGGATTCTATCGCCCGAATTTGTATTACCAGGTTGAATTCTGTGCCGATGATGAAGCGAAATCCTTGATGTTGCTTGAAGCAATCAAGCGCACACCGCAGGGTCGCATTATCGTTTACTGCGGCACTCGCAAAGTTACTGAAAGTCTTGCGGGCTTCTTGCAAAAGCGTTTTTCTAACGTTGGCTATTATCACGCAGGAATGAGCAATGAAGAGCGCACTTCCACTCAAGAATCCTATGCCCGGGGTGATTTAAGAATTCTCGTGGCGACCAACGCCTTTGGAATGGGAATCGATCAGCCGAACGTTCGCTTGGTTGTGCATTATCAAATGCCTGCGAATATCGATGCCCTTTATCAGGAAATGGGACGTGCGGGCCGTGACGGTGCCGACTCAACTTGTTTGATGCTCTATTCTCGAAAAGACAAGGGATTGCAGGGTTACTTCATTTCCAGTTCTGAAGCCCCTCAAGAAATTAAGAACGCCCGTTGGCGCAATCTGGAAGCTTTGGTGAATTATTCTGAAGGTGGTGAATGCCGTCATGCCGAGATTCTGACTTATTACAAAGATGCTCAGCGAATTGAACGCTGCGGTCATTGTGATACCTGCATTCCAAATTCAAATCGTCGGGTTCCGGTTCCGGAAATCCCGAAATCTCCAGTGTCGGCGGAGATGAAAACAACGAAGACCAGAAAATCATCAAAAAGCAAAAACGATGTGGGAACTCTTGTGCTTGATCAAATGCAAGAACAGCGCTTCCAGCTTCTAAAGGCTTGGCGTAAAGAAAAGGCCAAAGAGATTGATGCTCCGGCCTTTGTCGTCTTCAGTGATCAGACCTTGCGACATTTGGCAGTCCACAATCCGAGCAGCCTGGATGCGCTTAAGAACATTCATGGTATCGGCGAGTCTAAACTGGAAAAATACGGATGGGATCTCTTGGCAGAGCTCGGCCACCGTCACTAG
- a CDS encoding NAD(P)H-binding protein produces the protein MRVAIAGASGFVGKALMNALSRDYDLIALSRSNKKDSQKNIEWRACDLFSLLDAEKGLQGADVAVYLVHSMRPSAHLSQGSFEDFDLIVADNFVKAAERCGVKQIIYLGGLVPENQGRPSKHLESRREVEEVFEQSKVPAIIFRAAVIIGGEGSSFHIMTRLVERLPVMVCPSWTSTLNQPVALSDVCRSIAYALGKSEFENKTFDLGGSDILSYRDMMLKVAAFKGLKRRCIPFPFVTPGLSTLWVCGVTGAPKSLVRPLIEGLRFSIVARKDHEFKVPGHPSLSLEQALQEANQSYDHHAKPHAFKKPEIGRFEARSVQRLPLPKGWSAEDVAKAYMDFLPKLRPLFVNVRVKDSWVYFENRFPKFTLLELEYSPERSWRNRQLFYVRGGLLSQKIGRGRLEFREVLGGRACLAAIHDFKPKLPWFVYTSTQAVFHLWVMTEFKRYLKRQEGRAAPVST, from the coding sequence ATGAGAGTAGCAATTGCGGGGGCAAGTGGATTTGTTGGCAAAGCGCTGATGAATGCGCTATCTCGAGATTATGATCTGATTGCGCTCAGTCGCTCTAATAAAAAAGACTCACAAAAAAATATTGAATGGCGCGCCTGCGATCTTTTTAGCCTGCTGGATGCGGAAAAAGGTCTGCAAGGTGCAGACGTTGCGGTTTATCTTGTCCACTCTATGCGGCCCTCGGCTCACCTTTCGCAAGGATCCTTCGAAGATTTTGATTTGATTGTTGCCGACAACTTTGTCAAAGCGGCAGAGCGCTGTGGTGTGAAACAAATTATTTATCTGGGAGGTTTGGTCCCGGAAAATCAAGGACGCCCGTCCAAGCATCTTGAGAGCCGTCGTGAAGTTGAAGAAGTCTTCGAGCAAAGCAAAGTGCCTGCCATCATCTTCAGAGCTGCAGTGATCATTGGCGGCGAAGGGTCTTCCTTTCACATCATGACCCGCTTGGTAGAGCGGTTGCCCGTGATGGTCTGCCCATCATGGACGAGCACCTTGAATCAGCCAGTGGCCTTGTCGGATGTCTGTCGCAGTATTGCGTATGCATTGGGTAAATCTGAATTTGAGAATAAAACCTTCGATTTGGGGGGAAGCGATATTCTCAGTTATCGGGATATGATGCTGAAGGTGGCCGCCTTCAAGGGACTGAAACGAAGATGTATCCCTTTTCCATTCGTGACACCTGGGCTTTCAACCTTGTGGGTATGCGGTGTCACGGGGGCACCTAAAAGCTTGGTTCGCCCATTGATTGAGGGTTTGAGATTTTCAATTGTCGCGCGAAAAGATCATGAGTTTAAAGTGCCAGGTCATCCAAGTCTGAGTCTTGAGCAGGCTTTGCAAGAGGCCAATCAATCATATGATCACCATGCAAAACCCCATGCCTTTAAAAAGCCAGAGATCGGGCGTTTCGAAGCGCGTTCGGTGCAAAGACTGCCATTGCCCAAGGGGTGGAGTGCCGAGGATGTCGCGAAGGCCTATATGGATTTTCTGCCAAAACTGCGTCCCCTTTTTGTAAATGTCAGGGTGAAAGATTCTTGGGTTTATTTTGAAAATAGATTTCCGAAATTCACTTTGCTAGAGCTTGAGTATTCTCCGGAGCGAAGTTGGCGCAACCGACAGCTTTTCTATGTTCGTGGGGGCCTTTTGTCGCAAAAGATAGGGCGAGGGCGTCTTGAGTTCCGAGAAGTTCTCGGTGGTCGGGCCTGTCTTGCTGCGATTCATGACTTTAAACCGAAACTTCCTTGGTTTGTCTACACCTCCACCCAAGCGGTCTTTCATCTTTGGGTGATGACGGAATTTAAGCGATATCTGAAAAGGCAAGAGGGACGTGCGGCTCCCGTGTCGACATAG
- the trpS gene encoding tryptophan--tRNA ligase: MKPIILTGDRPTGPLHLGHYVGSLQNRVKLQADYQQFVIIADAQALTDYYDNPNLVRTNVEQVALDYLAVGLDPAQSTFFIQSQIPELYELTFYFMNLVTVARLERNPTIKDEIRQKNMKDSIPAGFFCYPVSQAADILAFKADLVPVGEDQNPMIEQTNEIAKRFNYLYKTECLKEVKSLIGSVGRLPGIDGKTKMSKSLGNAIYLGDSANDIKKKVNLMYTDPNHLKVEDPGTVEGHVVFSFLDIFDTNQTEVEELKAHYRRGGLGDGVLKKRLIDILENMIAPMRQRREQFQKDPAYVQEVLRNGTARAREVAAKTLSEVKSAMGIVY; encoded by the coding sequence ATGAAACCAATCATTCTTACTGGCGATCGTCCAACCGGCCCTCTTCATTTGGGACACTACGTAGGCTCTTTGCAAAATCGCGTTAAATTGCAGGCAGACTATCAGCAATTTGTGATCATCGCGGATGCTCAAGCTTTAACTGATTATTATGACAATCCAAATCTAGTGCGCACGAATGTTGAACAAGTGGCATTGGATTATCTGGCGGTGGGCTTGGATCCCGCACAAAGTACATTCTTCATCCAGTCACAAATTCCAGAACTTTATGAGCTGACATTTTACTTTATGAATCTGGTCACGGTCGCGCGTCTTGAGCGCAATCCAACCATCAAGGATGAGATTCGTCAGAAGAACATGAAGGACTCCATCCCCGCTGGCTTCTTCTGCTATCCGGTCAGCCAAGCTGCCGACATTTTGGCGTTCAAAGCAGATCTCGTTCCCGTTGGCGAAGATCAGAATCCTATGATCGAACAGACTAATGAAATTGCGAAACGATTTAACTATCTTTATAAAACCGAGTGCCTCAAGGAAGTGAAATCTTTGATTGGCTCCGTCGGGCGTCTTCCTGGAATTGATGGAAAGACGAAAATGAGCAAATCCCTCGGCAATGCAATTTATCTGGGTGATTCGGCAAATGACATTAAGAAAAAAGTAAACTTGATGTACACGGATCCAAATCATTTGAAGGTGGAGGATCCAGGCACTGTTGAAGGGCATGTGGTGTTCTCTTTCTTGGATATCTTTGATACCAATCAAACGGAAGTTGAAGAGTTGAAAGCACATTACCGCCGCGGTGGACTTGGTGATGGTGTTCTTAAAAAACGTTTGATCGATATTTTGGAGAACATGATTGCGCCCATGCGCCAGCGTCGTGAGCAATTCCAAAAAGATCCAGCTTATGTCCAAGAAGTTTTGCGTAATGGCACGGCTCGAGCACGAGAAGTAGCCGCGAAGACTCTTTCTGAGGTAAAATCGGCGATGGGCATCGTTTACTGA
- a CDS encoding CBS domain-containing protein, whose amino-acid sequence MTSHPAQTKDVMTRKVVSIPIGRSMVDAVEVMQELRVRHLPVVDNVGKIVGVLTGKDFSHIKELSKYNVETFMSVPVEWVSQDMPLREAIKRMIEKKISCLLIGDDKPEVVGIVTAEDLMWFLANRLEQEEKKHSPLTLFDVQSLDEIANQISLTGL is encoded by the coding sequence ATGACCTCTCATCCAGCGCAGACTAAAGATGTCATGACGAGGAAAGTGGTCTCGATTCCCATTGGCAGAAGTATGGTGGATGCCGTGGAAGTCATGCAGGAATTGCGCGTACGCCACCTCCCGGTAGTTGATAATGTTGGCAAGATTGTCGGCGTCCTCACTGGGAAAGACTTTTCTCATATCAAAGAACTTTCCAAATATAATGTTGAAACATTTATGTCTGTACCCGTTGAATGGGTCAGTCAGGACATGCCTCTTCGTGAGGCCATCAAACGCATGATTGAAAAGAAAATCAGTTGTCTTCTAATTGGCGACGACAAGCCTGAAGTCGTTGGCATTGTGACGGCGGAAGACTTGATGTGGTTTCTGGCGAATCGTTTGGAGCAAGAAGAGAAGAAGCATTCACCGTTGACTCTATTTGATGTGCAAAGTTTGGATGAAATTGCGAACCAGATTTCCCTGACTGGACTCTAG
- a CDS encoding NINE protein has translation MDNQNSTATQNSTHSVVIGYVLWIFGFMGSHRFYYGRPVSGTIWFCTLGLLGVGWIIDLFLIPGMDRSAGRRFKSGKIDYNLCWILLTFLGLFGVHRFYMGKWVTGVIWLLTGGLFTLGYLYDFWTLNDQISEING, from the coding sequence ATGGACAATCAAAATTCAACAGCTACGCAAAATTCAACTCATTCAGTCGTTATTGGCTATGTGTTGTGGATCTTTGGTTTCATGGGCTCACACAGATTTTATTATGGCAGACCTGTCTCTGGTACGATCTGGTTTTGCACCCTGGGTCTGTTGGGAGTTGGTTGGATCATTGATTTATTTTTGATCCCGGGAATGGATCGCTCTGCCGGTCGTCGTTTTAAGTCAGGCAAAATTGATTACAATCTTTGCTGGATTTTGCTGACCTTTCTGGGGTTGTTCGGCGTCCACAGATTTTATATGGGTAAATGGGTGACCGGAGTTATCTGGCTTTTGACGGGTGGACTTTTCACTCTGGGATACCTGTATGATTTTTGGACCTTGAACGACCAGATCTCTGAAATAAACGGCTAA